The Algoriphagus halophilus genome window below encodes:
- a CDS encoding RNA polymerase sigma factor, translated as MQSKQVDKPSEFIELLQTNKGILYKVARSYCNSEEERKDLIQEITFHVWKAFPNYDDKFKFSTWLYRIALNVAISYLRKETKRKKINEAIQVDLIELINTKEDPIDHQIGILYASISELNAFDKALMLLYLDENSYREIAEIMGISESNVATKISRIKKVIKEKFQKLNQL; from the coding sequence ATGCAATCTAAGCAAGTTGATAAGCCCTCCGAATTTATAGAACTCCTTCAAACCAATAAAGGAATCCTATATAAAGTGGCTCGTTCTTATTGTAATTCTGAAGAGGAAAGAAAAGATTTAATTCAGGAAATCACCTTCCATGTCTGGAAAGCATTTCCAAACTATGACGACAAGTTTAAATTCTCCACATGGCTTTACAGAATTGCCCTAAACGTGGCTATCTCCTACTTGAGAAAAGAAACCAAGCGTAAGAAAATCAATGAAGCGATACAAGTTGACCTCATTGAACTCATAAATACGAAAGAGGACCCAATAGACCATCAGATTGGTATTCTGTATGCTTCTATTTCAGAATTAAATGCATTTGACAAGGCACTCATGCTATTATATCTCGATGAAAATTCCTACAGGGAAATTGCAGAAATCATGGGGATTTCGGAGTCTAATGTCGCTACGAAAATCAGTCGTATTAAAAAGGTGATCAAAGAAAAGTTTCAAAAACTAAACCAACTGTAA
- a CDS encoding PorP/SprF family type IX secretion system membrane protein — protein sequence MKRIFTLIILGMLSLTLQAQDVQYSQFYAAPLYLNPAMAGSSEMTRIGVNYRNQWPGLDQSFTSYSAYVDHYMFNINSGIGLIFNKSQQSMANLSVSEIGAVYSYRMRLGFRSFLRIGGQVSFMDRDAYFGDLIFGSQIDDQTGSIGDFSGENLGQDVRRQFMDYSFGFLYNNEKVWFGVSTAHVTQPNLSFVDGQNSKLPLKVSAHGGVKFDLSGGSSIAFYNQKSGTKELTLAFNYKNQKPFTQLDMGAQLNIQPLVLGVWYRGIPVSNSEQPNHESIIALVGMSLGGGLDVGYSHDFTISSLGNANTGGAHEISLRYSFLWGKASGAGRKSSMPCFKY from the coding sequence ATGAAAAGAATTTTTACATTAATTATTTTAGGAATGCTGAGCCTGACTTTACAAGCTCAGGATGTGCAGTATTCCCAATTTTATGCAGCTCCTCTCTATTTAAATCCAGCGATGGCCGGATCCTCCGAAATGACTAGAATTGGAGTTAATTATAGGAATCAGTGGCCTGGCTTAGATCAATCCTTCACTTCCTATTCTGCATATGTGGACCATTATATGTTTAATATTAATAGTGGGATAGGATTAATTTTTAATAAATCCCAGCAAAGCATGGCCAACCTCAGTGTGTCTGAAATAGGAGCTGTTTATTCTTACAGGATGAGACTAGGGTTCCGTTCCTTTTTGAGGATTGGAGGGCAAGTTAGTTTTATGGATAGGGATGCTTATTTTGGAGATCTGATCTTCGGAAGTCAAATAGATGATCAAACTGGATCAATTGGTGATTTCAGTGGAGAAAACCTTGGCCAAGATGTTCGCAGGCAATTCATGGATTATAGCTTTGGGTTCCTTTACAACAATGAGAAGGTTTGGTTTGGAGTATCCACAGCGCATGTTACACAACCTAATTTGTCCTTTGTTGATGGTCAAAATAGTAAGTTACCACTTAAAGTTTCCGCTCATGGTGGGGTGAAATTTGATCTATCTGGTGGTTCATCTATTGCATTTTACAATCAAAAATCAGGGACCAAAGAGTTAACATTGGCTTTTAATTACAAAAACCAAAAACCTTTCACCCAATTGGATATGGGAGCCCAGCTCAATATTCAGCCTTTAGTTTTGGGAGTTTGGTATAGAGGAATTCCAGTTTCCAATTCCGAACAGCCTAATCATGAATCTATCATTGCCCTAGTAGGAATGTCATTAGGTGGAGGCTTAGATGTGGGATATAGCCATGATTTTACTATTTCTTCCCTTGGAAATGCTAATACGGGAGGTGCACACGAAATATCCCTTCGATATAGTTTCCTTTGGGGAAAAGCTTCTGGAGCTGGCAGAAAATCCTCTATGCCTTGCTTTAAATATTAA
- a CDS encoding T9SS type B sorting domain-containing protein, translating to MKKAFSTYGLMIFLPLMVMGYINAIHAQSSLKDPDFVQARTMGASGIQVAVSGKLALCSHSEKGHINLTVTGGEAPYTYKWNTLETTKDRTNLYAGTYTVEITDAKGAVHKENIIVQPPYPLILNPIEITSATCGSGADGSAKLSVKVGRGEPYKVTWSNGVVDQWEVDGLAPGTYSVKVADIYNCDVTVSFEVKSESEGISVQETTKDLSCSGIEDGVINLSVSGGQAPYIYSWSNGATTQNVDNLSAGNYTVIIKDQTGCSFTANYEVKSPEEMTLTESILSPSCDGNANGEIEVGVIGGKAPYTYQWSNGQNSKKATNLSSGNYSLLVSDASGCTIEKQFNLSNSSNLDLFITNSQPVSCEGGEDGLVELEVQGASGEYSIEWSDGVKGLSKREDLAPGTYSISVKDGSGCEINKSFEVKGSGNINARIESMLDVDCEEGSFTGVAWVSIEGGVEPYTIEWNNGNTNAREINYFKTGTLKVKVIDATGCSVITEAKVDYPNLNTQGSRLNFQYRKLEISNEPEVQVDEEIIFESEISEEFIAWEWHFGDGNKSSEKDPIHIFEKAGSFEVTLTAFDIYGCSSIEKNTVQVNVPEEMIVIPNAFTPNGDGLNDVFIPKMKAVSNFSMEVFNTWGERMFMTTSLESQGWDGTYKGQALPAGNYLYKITYTNAAGENQSRRGGITLIR from the coding sequence ATGAAGAAGGCATTTTCTACATATGGCTTAATGATATTTCTCCCCCTAATGGTGATGGGATATATCAATGCCATTCATGCGCAATCATCTTTGAAAGACCCTGATTTCGTGCAGGCTCGAACAATGGGAGCTTCCGGAATTCAGGTTGCTGTTTCAGGAAAACTTGCACTTTGCTCTCATTCAGAGAAAGGCCACATTAATTTAACGGTCACCGGAGGCGAGGCTCCATATACCTATAAGTGGAATACACTTGAAACAACCAAAGACCGTACCAATTTATACGCAGGAACCTATACTGTTGAAATTACTGATGCAAAAGGTGCTGTCCATAAAGAGAATATAATAGTTCAGCCTCCCTACCCATTGATTTTAAATCCTATTGAAATTACTTCAGCTACTTGTGGATCGGGGGCTGATGGTTCGGCTAAGCTTAGTGTGAAGGTAGGAAGAGGGGAGCCTTATAAAGTCACTTGGAGCAATGGAGTAGTGGATCAATGGGAAGTAGATGGCTTGGCACCAGGAACCTATTCAGTGAAGGTTGCTGATATTTATAATTGTGATGTAACGGTATCTTTTGAAGTAAAATCTGAATCTGAAGGTATTTCAGTACAAGAAACCACAAAAGACCTGTCTTGTAGTGGGATTGAGGATGGGGTAATCAACCTTTCTGTCAGTGGAGGACAAGCTCCTTATATATATAGCTGGAGCAATGGAGCTACTACCCAAAATGTGGATAATCTCTCTGCAGGTAATTACACAGTAATCATCAAAGATCAAACGGGTTGTTCCTTTACAGCAAATTACGAGGTGAAAAGTCCAGAGGAAATGACTTTAACTGAGTCAATCCTTTCTCCTAGCTGTGATGGAAATGCAAATGGAGAAATTGAGGTAGGAGTAATAGGAGGAAAAGCTCCTTATACTTACCAATGGAGCAATGGACAGAATTCAAAAAAGGCCACCAACCTTTCTTCTGGTAACTATTCTTTGCTTGTCTCTGATGCTTCTGGATGTACCATTGAAAAGCAGTTCAATCTTTCTAATTCTTCCAATCTGGATCTCTTTATTACAAATAGCCAACCTGTTTCTTGTGAGGGAGGTGAAGATGGCTTAGTAGAACTGGAAGTTCAAGGCGCTTCTGGAGAATATTCTATAGAATGGTCAGATGGGGTCAAGGGGCTTTCTAAAAGAGAAGATTTGGCTCCAGGTACTTATTCAATTTCTGTTAAAGATGGCTCAGGCTGTGAAATCAATAAATCTTTTGAGGTGAAGGGTTCTGGAAATATCAATGCAAGAATTGAAAGTATGCTTGATGTGGATTGTGAAGAAGGTTCTTTCACTGGAGTCGCTTGGGTCTCTATAGAAGGTGGTGTGGAACCTTATACCATCGAGTGGAATAATGGGAATACCAATGCCCGAGAGATCAATTATTTTAAAACGGGAACCCTAAAAGTAAAAGTAATTGATGCTACAGGTTGCTCAGTGATTACTGAGGCCAAAGTAGATTACCCTAATTTGAACACTCAGGGAAGCAGATTGAATTTCCAGTATAGAAAATTGGAAATTTCAAATGAACCAGAAGTTCAGGTGGATGAAGAAATAATTTTTGAGAGTGAAATCTCTGAGGAATTCATCGCCTGGGAATGGCATTTTGGAGATGGAAATAAATCATCTGAAAAAGACCCAATCCACATTTTTGAAAAAGCAGGGTCATTTGAAGTCACACTTACTGCCTTCGATATCTATGGCTGTTCAAGCATCGAAAAAAATACTGTTCAAGTAAATGTGCCTGAGGAAATGATTGTCATTCCGAATGCATTTACTCCAAATGGCGATGGCCTCAATGACGTGTTTATCCCCAAAATGAAGGCCGTTTCAAATTTCTCTATGGAGGTATTTAATACCTGGGGAGAAAGAATGTTTATGACCACCAGCCTGGAATCTCAAGGTTGGGATGGTACTTACAAGGGGCAGGCTTTACCTGCCGGTAACTACCTATATAAAATTACCTACACCAATGCTGCTGGCGAAAATCAAAGTCGCAGAGGCGGAATCACCCTTATTAGATAG
- a CDS encoding PorP/SprF family type IX secretion system membrane protein: MLRKILGVCVFLIVQFFVRLDIYAQDTQYSQFYAAPIYLNPALTGASELTRIGVNYRNQWPGLDQSFNSYSAYIDHYIMDYNSGIGLIFNGSQESMAQLSTNEIGLSYAYRLQISQDIFFRVGGQVSFMQRNAFFSDLVFGSQIDIVNGTIGGITDELDGVPLDSKYSFMDYAVGGLFYTNKYWLGVSAHHLSEPNRSFVEGQISKLPMKLSAQGGVKFDLGHGGRDYFTHAYSERSISFAFNYKQQDPFNQLDLGAQVFLEPLVLGLWYRGLPTKNSLPNNEAVIGLVGVSLPSGLDIGYSYDVTVSKLGQKNSGGAHELSIRYTFLWGDPKSRNQRGRVIPCFKY, translated from the coding sequence ATGTTGAGGAAGATCTTAGGCGTATGTGTGTTTTTGATAGTACAATTTTTTGTACGGTTGGATATCTATGCCCAAGATACCCAGTACTCCCAGTTTTATGCAGCGCCTATTTATTTAAATCCTGCCCTTACAGGAGCAAGTGAGCTCACACGGATTGGTGTCAATTACAGAAACCAATGGCCTGGATTAGATCAAAGCTTCAATTCCTATTCCGCTTATATAGATCACTATATTATGGATTACAATTCGGGTATAGGGTTGATTTTTAATGGAAGCCAAGAAAGCATGGCGCAGCTTTCCACCAATGAAATTGGTTTATCCTATGCCTACCGTTTACAGATAAGCCAGGATATATTCTTCCGAGTGGGAGGGCAAGTCAGCTTTATGCAGCGGAATGCCTTTTTCTCAGACTTGGTATTTGGTAGTCAAATAGATATTGTAAATGGAACCATAGGGGGAATCACTGATGAATTGGATGGGGTACCGCTGGATTCCAAGTATAGCTTTATGGACTATGCGGTCGGGGGGTTATTTTATACCAACAAATATTGGTTAGGAGTTTCAGCCCATCACTTGTCGGAACCTAACCGGTCTTTTGTAGAAGGTCAAATTTCTAAACTCCCCATGAAGCTTTCTGCTCAAGGAGGCGTAAAGTTTGATTTAGGACATGGGGGGAGAGATTATTTTACTCATGCTTATTCCGAAAGATCTATTTCATTTGCCTTCAACTATAAGCAACAAGATCCTTTTAATCAACTTGATTTAGGTGCCCAAGTCTTTCTTGAACCATTAGTGTTGGGGCTTTGGTATAGAGGGCTTCCAACCAAGAACTCTTTGCCTAACAATGAGGCCGTAATTGGATTGGTTGGTGTGTCACTTCCTTCCGGATTGGATATTGGATATTCCTATGATGTGACTGTCTCAAAATTAGGACAAAAAAACAGTGGAGGTGCCCATGAACTATCCATCAGATATACTTTTTTATGGGGTGATCCAAAATCCAGAAACCAAAGAGGAAGAGTCATTCCTTGCTTTAAATACTAG
- the lysA gene encoding diaminopimelate decarboxylase — MSASHNPISIQGVSLETIAKEFGTPVYVYDGEKITNQILTLKKAFEKVPLKIKYATKALTNISILKLVKRAGGEVDAVSLEEVKICLEAGYEGKDVMYTPSGVSMDEIKEVVGLGAMINLDSISILEQFGQTFGDSIPVCIRINPHIMAGGNAKISVGHIASKFGISIQQLDEILEVVARYQMKVTGLHLHTGSDILDAEVFLKGGNVLFDAAMKFPDLKFLDFGGGFKVGYKEGDVVTDIMAVGNRVSEAFLEFCEKYGRDLELWLEPGKFVVSESGYLLVEANVVKKTPQITFVGVNSGLNHLIRPMMYDAYHGIYNVSNPYGKPATYNVVGYICETDTIAAGRAIEEVRRGDILAIKNAGAYGISMASNYNSRLRPAEVLVWEGKAQLIRKREEFQDLIRNQVILDI, encoded by the coding sequence ATGTCAGCATCTCACAACCCTATTTCAATCCAAGGGGTTTCCTTGGAAACTATTGCAAAAGAATTTGGCACTCCAGTGTATGTTTATGATGGTGAGAAAATCACTAATCAAATACTTACTCTAAAGAAGGCATTTGAAAAGGTTCCTTTGAAGATTAAATATGCTACGAAGGCATTGACCAATATTTCGATTTTGAAATTGGTGAAAAGAGCAGGTGGTGAGGTAGATGCGGTCTCTTTGGAGGAGGTAAAAATATGTCTTGAAGCGGGCTATGAAGGGAAGGACGTCATGTACACCCCGAGTGGAGTGAGTATGGATGAAATCAAAGAGGTAGTTGGACTGGGCGCCATGATCAATTTGGACAGTATTTCAATATTGGAGCAATTTGGGCAGACATTTGGAGATTCAATACCGGTTTGTATCCGAATAAATCCGCATATTATGGCTGGAGGAAATGCGAAAATTTCCGTGGGGCATATTGCCAGTAAGTTCGGTATTTCCATCCAACAATTAGACGAAATCCTAGAGGTAGTAGCACGCTATCAGATGAAAGTGACAGGCCTCCATTTGCATACTGGTTCGGATATTCTGGATGCAGAAGTATTCTTGAAAGGGGGAAATGTTCTTTTTGATGCTGCTATGAAGTTTCCTGACTTGAAGTTTCTTGATTTTGGAGGAGGCTTTAAAGTGGGTTATAAGGAAGGTGATGTGGTAACGGATATCATGGCAGTAGGAAATCGGGTATCCGAAGCTTTTCTGGAATTTTGCGAGAAGTATGGGAGAGATCTGGAATTGTGGTTGGAGCCTGGGAAATTTGTCGTAAGTGAATCAGGATATTTATTGGTTGAAGCCAATGTGGTAAAAAAGACTCCGCAAATTACCTTTGTAGGAGTGAATTCTGGGTTGAATCATTTGATTAGACCCATGATGTATGATGCTTACCATGGAATTTATAATGTAAGTAATCCATATGGAAAGCCTGCTACTTACAACGTAGTGGGATACATTTGTGAAACAGATACCATCGCTGCTGGGAGAGCAATTGAGGAAGTTAGAAGGGGAGATATATTAGCTATCAAAAATGCTGGAGCATATGGGATAAGTATGGCCTCTAATTATAATTCAAGGTTAAGGCCGGCTGAAGTCTTGGTATGGGAAGGTAAAGCACAATTGATTCGAAAAAGAGAAGAATTTCAAGATCTTATTCGCAATCAGGTAATTCTTGATATTTAA
- a CDS encoding sensor histidine kinase, with amino-acid sequence MSKGNIILIIVLMSLASFGLMGFQYYWVRNAVRINRERFDQNVYMALSGTVEQLEKGETSDVLLSYLMKDSLFQESLFEKIEPITFQIQQRPVYRNRPSIVDTLLNETAPEVSPTFRRILESRGFDMNALKELEMFFAYMTPELASSMFTPDEMEILLEEKERQLNYLSKAESTRVRPNVEIVPAPEVLTEINISDDILDKIRRANFKIDMVERTWNELAAGQKEILDRLDTLQVRELLRNHLLERGITESFELGLLKDNGEVLPLGPVTQQSTLLQNGIKAKLFPNDILGKENFLYIFFPEKNYHVIRQVWIPISSSILFIGVIIFCFIYAIKVIIRQKALSDTKNDFINNMTHEFKTPLATVSLAVEALQDPELSTQDKFRKRYLGIIKDENKRLTTQVEKVLQAAALDKQDFKLKIEELNLSELLESTMQHISLQVEKRGGTLSFTDRLKDPSVEGDAFHLTHIFNNLLDNALKYTPHTPTIKMEATEEKDQFIVKITDNGIGMSKDAQKKIFDKFYRVPTGNVHDVKGFGLGLSYVKTMLEAHQGGIQVESEVGRGTTFTITLPKKQ; translated from the coding sequence ATGTCCAAAGGAAACATAATTCTTATCATCGTTTTGATGTCCCTGGCCAGCTTTGGCCTAATGGGATTCCAATACTATTGGGTAAGAAATGCGGTAAGGATCAACCGTGAGCGGTTCGACCAAAACGTGTATATGGCGTTATCCGGGACAGTAGAGCAATTGGAAAAAGGGGAGACTTCTGACGTCTTACTCAGCTACTTGATGAAAGATTCACTTTTTCAGGAATCCTTATTTGAAAAAATTGAACCAATCACTTTCCAGATCCAGCAACGCCCCGTCTATAGAAATAGACCTTCTATTGTGGACACGCTTCTCAATGAAACAGCACCGGAAGTAAGTCCAACTTTCAGGAGAATCCTTGAATCTAGAGGGTTTGACATGAATGCGTTGAAAGAATTGGAAATGTTTTTTGCCTATATGACTCCTGAACTGGCTTCTAGCATGTTTACTCCAGATGAGATGGAAATTCTTTTAGAAGAAAAAGAACGACAACTCAACTACCTAAGTAAAGCAGAAAGTACAAGAGTTAGGCCTAATGTTGAAATAGTCCCCGCTCCAGAAGTATTGACAGAAATAAATATTTCGGATGATATTCTAGACAAAATCCGGCGAGCCAATTTCAAAATTGACATGGTGGAACGTACCTGGAATGAACTCGCGGCAGGACAAAAAGAAATCTTGGATAGACTAGACACGCTCCAAGTAAGGGAGCTTCTACGAAACCATCTTTTGGAAAGAGGGATTACCGAATCTTTTGAATTGGGACTTTTAAAAGACAATGGAGAAGTTTTACCATTAGGTCCGGTAACCCAACAAAGTACCCTACTTCAAAACGGAATCAAGGCTAAACTCTTTCCAAATGACATCCTAGGTAAGGAAAATTTCCTTTATATATTCTTCCCTGAAAAGAACTATCATGTCATCCGTCAAGTGTGGATTCCAATTTCAAGCTCCATCCTGTTTATTGGAGTAATCATATTCTGTTTCATATACGCGATCAAAGTCATCATCCGACAGAAAGCACTTTCGGATACCAAAAATGATTTTATCAATAACATGACCCATGAGTTCAAAACTCCGTTAGCTACAGTGAGTCTTGCAGTAGAAGCATTACAAGACCCTGAATTATCTACACAAGACAAATTCAGGAAGCGCTACCTTGGGATCATCAAAGATGAAAACAAACGTCTGACCACTCAAGTAGAGAAAGTTTTACAGGCTGCTGCTTTGGATAAGCAAGATTTCAAATTAAAAATAGAGGAGTTGAATCTGAGTGAATTATTGGAATCTACGATGCAGCATATCAGCCTTCAAGTGGAAAAAAGAGGAGGAACCCTTTCATTTACAGATCGGCTAAAAGATCCTTCAGTCGAAGGAGATGCTTTTCATTTAACCCACATCTTTAATAATTTACTGGATAACGCGTTGAAATACACTCCACACACGCCAACCATAAAAATGGAAGCGACGGAAGAAAAAGATCAGTTCATCGTTAAGATTACAGATAATGGGATTGGGATGTCTAAGGATGCCCAAAAGAAAATTTTTGATAAGTTTTATAGAGTTCCTACCGGAAACGTTCACGATGTGAAAGGTTTTGGTTTAGGATTATCATATGTAAAAACCATGCTTGAAGCACATCAGGGAGGCATTCAAGTAGAAAGTGAAGTAGGAAGAGGGACAACGTTCACTATAACTTTACCCAAAAAGCAATGA